A segment of the Nitrospinaceae bacterium genome:
ACGAAAGAACCATGGCCTCCGGGCTTCGCTCCGCTTCGCCCGTCGTCCATGGTTCCAAAACTCTCGTAGCTAGTGGTACTACTATTGGGGGCAGGTCAAGAAGTGATTGATTTTAGGTGGAATTACTAATTCGCCATGCACAGCTCCCATCTCTTTGCAATTAGGAATTCGCCATGCACAGGGTCTCTTATTTACATACAAGATAAATGGAACTTATTTTCGACTTTTTCGTCAAATCGAAAGTAGAAGGTGAAACCGCAGGGTAATCTGAAAGAACTCCAGGAGACTGACAATGAGCCTGATTTTAGCTAGGGATATCGTGAAAACCTATTCAACCGGAGAGATCGAGGTCCAAGCCCTACGGAAGGTGAGTTTCGAGATTTTGGAAGGCTCGTTTGTCGCCTTCGCGGGGCCATCGGGGAGCGGCAAAACCACGTTGTTGAACCTGATTGGTTGCCTCGATAAACCGACTGCGGGAGGCCTTGTAGTAGCGGAAATGGCTGTTGCCCGACTCAACCGGATACAAGGCGCGAAGTTCCGGGGAGAAAATATCGGTTTTATTTTCCAAAATTTTAACCTCATGCCCGTTCTGACTGCTTTCGAGAACATTGAATATCCGCTCACCATGGTTCAGACCCTCCCTGTCCAGGAGCGAACCGAACGAGTAACAGAGCTTCTGGAGGCTGTCGGGATGGCGGATCAACGGAATAAGTACCCAGAACAACTCTCGGGCGGCCAAAAACAACGCGTCGCTGTGGCTCGGGCGCTGGTGACGCGGCCTAAGCTTGTTCTAGCCGATGAGCCGACGGCCAACCTGGATCACGACACCGCGCACATTATCATTCAATTAATGAAAAAAATGACGGAAAAATTCAATACCACTTTTATCTTTTCCACTCACGACTCCAGAATCATTGGCGAGGCCGAAGTGGTCTACACCCTTGAGGACGGCCGAATCACCAATCGGGAGGTCGCCCATGCGTAATCTGTTCAAAATTGCCATTCGAAATTTGTTGCGATTCAGGCGTCGAACCCTTCTGACCGCCTCCTTGATTTGCATCGGCGTGGTTTTTGTCTTGGTGTTTAATTCCGTTACGGGGTCGTTCAAGAACCTCATGATCGGACAGATCACCGACTCATTCCTGGGGGATGTGCAGATTCACCGCCGGGGCTATGTGGCCTCCATGGACAATCTTCCCCTGACAATGAACCTGACGGGGCAAGAGCTCACCCTCATCGAAAAGGCGATTGCCGAAAACAAGGCCATTGCCTCTTATTCAGAGCGCATTAAGTTCGGTGGGCTGTTCAGCAACTTCAACGAATCGACCAACATTCGTATCAACGGCGTAGACCCCGAAAAAGAGTTCGCGACTGTCCCCATGCTCCTCTCGCGGATAATCAAGAAGAAAAAGGATCCGAGTCCCACAAAAACATCGCTGATGAAGGGGTCAATTCTGGTTCCCGAACTGCTTGCCCGAGGGCTGAAGCTGAAGGTTGGGGATACGACCGTGGTGGTCGCGACCAACAAGGACGGCTCGGTAAATGGAAAGACGTTTAAGATATCTGGAATCATGGAGAGCGCTACCGGTCCTGGCGGACGGGACGGATACATTCACATTGCCGACGCCCGGGAAATACTTCGACTGCGGAAAAAGGAAGTTAGCGAGATCGCCTTGAACCTGAAAAATCTGGGGCAGGCAAAGCAGGTGGCCAATGTGCTTCGGACTTCCTTGGCCGGTGTGCTGAACAAGAAAGGTAAACCGAAATTTGAGGTCCATCCCTGGCCGAAGCTGTCCCCGTTCGCCAACATCGCGAAAATGATTGATGTCATCACTTTTTTTATTCGCCTGATCCTTATCGCGGTCGTTCTGATCAGCATTCTCAACGTCATGATGATGTCGGTCTATGAGCGCGTGCGCGAAATCGGAACTATCAGCGCCATCGGCACGCCGCCTCGGACCATCCTCTCCCTCTTTCTCATCGAGGGATTATGTATGGGCATATTCGGTGCCATCGTCGGCGTGGTCCTAGGGGGAGGAACCATCTTTGCCCTGAATTTGATTGAAATTCCCTTCGAGTTCGGACGAGGAGGTTCTTTCATCCTGACACCTTCAATCCATCCGCTAGAAGTCATTTTGGTCTCCGGGCTTGTCATCGTCATCTCGGTCTTGGCCAGTCTTCAGCCCGCCTATAAGGCATCCCGGATGGAACCCATCGATGCACTGAGACACGTATAGGAGAGTTTCCGATGAAATTCGCACTCTTTGTTTTATTGGCTTCCTTCTCGTTTTCGACTCCGGCTTTCGCCCTGACAGGGGATGAAATTCTCAAGACCGTGGACAAAAATCTCCAACCTGGGACCTATGAATCTTATCGGAAGTTGATCAATATCGAGCCGAGTGGAGCGAAAAGGGAGTTCATTCTCTACACCTTGAAAAAAGGGACCGACAAAGTAGTGTCCCTTTTTCTCTCCCCTTCGAGCGAGAAAGGCCGGTCCACCCTTCGCCTGGACGAAAACATGTGGCTCTATATCCCGAGCGTCGCCCGCCCGCTCCGGATTACCAGCCTCCAATCCGTCGTGGGCGGTGTGTTCAACAATGCCGACATCTTGCGTCTGGACTATCATGCGGAATACAGCGTCACGAATCTGAATGACGATAAAAAACAACACCTCCTCCACCTGAAGGCGAAGAGCGGCTCCGTTGCATACGACAAGCTGAAGATGTGGGTGGATAAGGAAACCATGCTCCCCACGCGCATCGAGTGTTACGCGTCGACGGGTCTTCTTATAAAAACGATTTATTTTAAACAAACCAAAGCCTATGGGGGGGGGATCCGGCGCCCGGCCGTTGTTGAAACGGATAGCCCCCTGCAGAAGGGTTACCGGTCAATCATGATTTTCGTCAAGATCACAAAAAAAGATTTGGCAGATGAGGTTTTCTCTTTGAGTTTTCTTCCCAAGGTAGGAACCCTACGTTGAGATGGATAGCCAGAGCAGTTATCGCGTTATTCTTTATCCTGTTTCTTCCCTTGGTGCCTCACGCCCAGGAGGAGTACAAGGTTGATCTAGGCGAGATCGAAAAAGAAATCGAATCAAAATCAAAAGCACCGTTTAGCCTGAACGGCTTCCTCGAATTCGAGCCTAAGTTATTCGGAGCCGACCCTGACACCGCGTTGTACCGCCTCAAGTTCTTTGACCAGAACGAAGGGGAAACCTTCGAGGAATATCCTTTTAGTTCGCGTCTTGAAGGAACATATACTAGGGGCGATCTCTCCGTGTTTTTTCGGGGAAATGCGGAGGTCAAGTCCAGCAACGATGGATTTGAGGAGACCACCAAGCTCCTCGAAGGGTTCGCTTCCTATAAGCATAACGCCAACTTATCCTTCGATGCCGGGAAGAAACTGGTGCGCTGGGGAAAGGGGTACGCCTGGAATCCCGTAAATTTCATCGGCCGGAACCGGGATCCCGAAGACCCCGAGGAAGCGCTCGAAGGCTTCATTCTTTTTCGGGCGGACGCCGTCCGGAGCTTTTCGGGCCCAATGAAAACGGCCAACCTGAGCGCCGTCGCCCTGCCTGTCTATGACAATTTCAACGACGATTTTGGCAAAGAGGATCACGTAAACTTCGCCTCCAAACTCTACCTCCTCCTCTGGGACACCGACATCGATTTTCTTTATTTTGGTGGTGCCAGCCGAACTACCCGATTCGGCTTCGACTTCTCAAAAAACCTCCTGACCAACCTTGAGATCCATGGCGAGTGGGCCTACGTTTCAAATTTTGAAAAGGGGGCGGTCGACAGCCAAGGAAGATTCTCCCGGCAGGAATACGACGCCATCAATTACCTGATCGGACTGCGCTACCTCACCGAACAGGAGACGACTTTCATCCTCGAGTACTATCACAATGGCCAGGGCTTCACACAAGAGGAACTCAAGCGGTTTTTCGACTTCGCGGACACCAGTTACGAGAACTTCACGAGGACCAGCCAGGACGGCGGCTTGCAGCGAGGCAGGACGCTTTTAAAAAGCGCTTTTGGAAGACCAAATCCCGGCCGCGATTACATTTACTTTCGTGCCAGCCAGAAAGAGCCCTTCGGTATCCTGTTCTTGACGCCGGCGGTGACTTCCATCCTCAACTTAAGTGACAAAAGTTTCGTGCTCATTCCCGAGGTTACGTATAGTCTACGGCAAAATATCGAACTGCGGGGCCGGGTCGCGGGGCTTTTTGGGAGCAAGGACACCGAATACGGCGAGAAACGGAACGAATACCGCTTCGAACTTCGGATACGGTATTTCTTTTAGTTTCGTTGTCAAAGAAACTGCGGCGCCGTTTGAATTCGAGTTACTGCGGAATACAACTCTCAAACGGTGAATGTCGAGGATAGACTATCTGATGTTTAGGGAGACTAAGTTATGATAGCAAGCAACTTAACATTTTGTAGAAACCCGAAACTTCTGCATGCCCTTTCCGTAGTGGCCCTGATCTTTGGCGCTGCATCCGTTTTTTCTGCCGGTCAAGTTCTTTTCGGCCCCGAGGTAAGACGCCTCGCCGTGGGCAATTATGTCCCCTTCGTGGTCTGGTTTAATTTTTTAGCTGGGTTCGCTTACATGGTGGCTGCGATCGGACTTTTCCGGCACGCCAAGTGGGGCGCGCGCCTCGCATTGGCGATCGGGGTGGCTACGGTTATGACGTTTGTAGCTTTAGCTGTTTATATCTTCACAGGCGGAGCTTTTGAGGCCAAAACCATAGGTGCCATGACTTTACGCACGGGTGTGTGGGGCGTCATTGCGTGCGTGGCCCGGCAGAGTCTCTTGAAGAAAAAAAAGTTCAGATTGGATAGCTAACCGTTTGGCAAGCTATCTCCAGTCGAATTTCAAAAAGGCTGAGCCATTTCTGACCCAGCCTAAATGAGTTCTTCTGTTGATGTTTATAGTTTAGTTAATTAGAACTTTTTCTTGCAGCTCCTTAATAGGTGCCACGGGAAACTGTCCATGAACAATCCCAGGCTTCATTGGTGTATCGAACATGTTGCCGTATTCACGAATGGAGCCATCATAAACTTTAACCTTTTTATAGCCGAGCAATTCCGACATCACAAACCACCCGTGGGTAGCTAGGACGCCAGTATCGCAGTACGTGATAATGCTTTTGTCCGCAGTAACCCCTGCTTTTTCATACATTGCTTTCAGTTCAGCAACAGACTTGAACGTTTTGTCCTTATTCAGACTGTTCATGGTAAATACATTCACCGCACCGGTAATATGTCCAGAACGCACCCATTTATCGAGACTGTATCTTTTTCCGTTGTAGAAATTTTCTGGACGACTGTCGACAAAAACGGCCTTACGGGTCGCCAGCGCATGAATGATATCCGGGGAATACATAGCCCTTATTTTGGTGTTTGGTGGATATTTAACTTCGATGTTGGTCCGGCTCGCCTTTGTCCTATCAGTTGTTACCGGTCGTTTTTCTTTTTGCCAAAGCCCTATACCACCATCCATAACGCTTACCTTTGGGAAATGCCAGTACTTCAAAGTCCAATAGACACGCGTTACATGATGAGGCTTGCCGTCACCGTCGTAAAGGACAATATGACTGTCCTGTGCCACACCCATCTTGCTCATGACTCGTTCTATCTCAGCGAGACCAAGCACCATATGATCTGTCTCAGGAGCAAAAACCTCGCTTCCCCATTTAATCTGGATAGCCCCTGAAATATGTCCTTTGGCATAACCTTTTTTGCTAACGTCAACTAAAGTTATGGAGTTCAGGTTATCAGCCACCCATGCAGTAGACACAAGAGGAGAAACTTCTGCCGCCTGTAAGGTGGAAAACGTCAAAAATACCCCCGCCACGACCAGAAATACTATAGATCTAATGTTCTTTTTTCTCATCATGACTTCCTCCTTTTTTGTGAAAATCTCATCATAATTTCGAGATTAAATAAACTTTTGATAACTGCCATCTATCCTTAATTTCTTTACTAACAGTGCTTTTTAATGTGCTCGCATACAAAAGCCCTCCCAGAAGGTTCGCACCCGGGAGGGCATGGGGAGATTTCGTTACCTTCAATCAATATAGGTCCACGAATTCAATTTCGCGAGTGCGAACCTAAAACTCTAACGTCATTGGGTTAGGTGGAGAAGCGAAGTGTTTGTGAGGATATTTCTGAATTGGTACTGGGTGACCTATGGGGGACTCGAACCCCTGTTGCTGACGTGCTACTCGACCCCGTCCGTATATAGCGAGAGGATTTTCAGGAAACATTTAGGAAACAAACTCACGCTCATCAACCGCAATAACCGCAATTGAGCCTGATCTTAGAAGAAAGCGGAAAACTCAAGAACGGAAGGGATTTATCGCGATCGTTTTCGAAAAAGTATCTCTTTGACTGTACTTCGCAAAAACTCGATTCCCAGAAAATTGAATAACTTAGTGAAGTCGTTGAATAGAGAATTTTTCAGAATTCCAGCCTGAGGAGGGAGTGTTTACGCGGCTTTCTTAATCAGCGGGACGACTATTAAATAAGTCATGTATCGGGCCGGGTACAAGAACCTGAATTGTCGGGTTGTAAATATTCCCTGGTAAGGATTTCCGGCCCACGAGTGGTATTGGTAGCGGTTTTTTAGGGGGGCGTAGGTTCAAGTAGTTCCAGGATTTGCGTGGGGAGTAGTACCTCAATCGGGGACAGGTCATCAGATAATCTACAAACAAAAAAACAATTTTTAAAATATTGACACTGACTATAGAACGAACAATATTGTTGGTTAGGAGGAATTCATAAAGCCTCCCCTCCCTCGGGTGCCCCTCTTTGAAATAAGTTGAGGGCTATTGGATGCTATGTCTATCAAAAACCACAGGGTATGTTGTCGCTGCAATGAGTTGTCTGGATGGTCCCAATGGACATTCAGTCACAGTCCGTGAAGTTGCAGATTCCACCAATATCTCAAGAACCTACCTGTCCAAAATAGTTAAATCCCTTGTCGAAAAAGGCCTCGTCAAAACGAAGCGCGGTTATACGGGCGGATTGCTACTCACGCGCCCCCCTGAGGAAATTTCCCTCATGGAGATTGTGGAGGCAGTAGAAGGGCCTGAATGGATAGGAGATTGTCTCCTTGGGATGGACGATTGTAACCTCTGTCCAACCCGCGAATTTTGGAAAGAGGTGAGCAAGCTCATCAGAATAGAACTGCACACC
Coding sequences within it:
- a CDS encoding ABC transporter permease produces the protein MRNLFKIAIRNLLRFRRRTLLTASLICIGVVFVLVFNSVTGSFKNLMIGQITDSFLGDVQIHRRGYVASMDNLPLTMNLTGQELTLIEKAIAENKAIASYSERIKFGGLFSNFNESTNIRINGVDPEKEFATVPMLLSRIIKKKKDPSPTKTSLMKGSILVPELLARGLKLKVGDTTVVVATNKDGSVNGKTFKISGIMESATGPGGRDGYIHIADAREILRLRKKEVSEIALNLKNLGQAKQVANVLRTSLAGVLNKKGKPKFEVHPWPKLSPFANIAKMIDVITFFIRLILIAVVLISILNVMMMSVYERVREIGTISAIGTPPRTILSLFLIEGLCMGIFGAIVGVVLGGGTIFALNLIEIPFEFGRGGSFILTPSIHPLEVILVSGLVIVISVLASLQPAYKASRMEPIDALRHV
- a CDS encoding ABC transporter ATP-binding protein, with amino-acid sequence MSLILARDIVKTYSTGEIEVQALRKVSFEILEGSFVAFAGPSGSGKTTLLNLIGCLDKPTAGGLVVAEMAVARLNRIQGAKFRGENIGFIFQNFNLMPVLTAFENIEYPLTMVQTLPVQERTERVTELLEAVGMADQRNKYPEQLSGGQKQRVAVARALVTRPKLVLADEPTANLDHDTAHIIIQLMKKMTEKFNTTFIFSTHDSRIIGEAEVVYTLEDGRITNREVAHA
- a CDS encoding outer membrane lipoprotein-sorting protein, yielding MKFALFVLLASFSFSTPAFALTGDEILKTVDKNLQPGTYESYRKLINIEPSGAKREFILYTLKKGTDKVVSLFLSPSSEKGRSTLRLDENMWLYIPSVARPLRITSLQSVVGGVFNNADILRLDYHAEYSVTNLNDDKKQHLLHLKAKSGSVAYDKLKMWVDKETMLPTRIECYASTGLLIKTIYFKQTKAYGGGIRRPAVVETDSPLQKGYRSIMIFVKITKKDLADEVFSLSFLPKVGTLR
- a CDS encoding Rrf2 family transcriptional regulator, with product MLCLSKTTGYVVAAMSCLDGPNGHSVTVREVADSTNISRTYLSKIVKSLVEKGLVKTKRGYTGGLLLTRPPEEISLMEIVEAVEGPEWIGDCLLGMDDCNLCPTREFWKEVSKLIRIELHTKKLNEWTRLNNGGYIRKVIIDNQNLKLVEAH
- a CDS encoding sulfurtransferase — translated: MMRKKNIRSIVFLVVAGVFLTFSTLQAAEVSPLVSTAWVADNLNSITLVDVSKKGYAKGHISGAIQIKWGSEVFAPETDHMVLGLAEIERVMSKMGVAQDSHIVLYDGDGKPHHVTRVYWTLKYWHFPKVSVMDGGIGLWQKEKRPVTTDRTKASRTNIEVKYPPNTKIRAMYSPDIIHALATRKAVFVDSRPENFYNGKRYSLDKWVRSGHITGAVNVFTMNSLNKDKTFKSVAELKAMYEKAGVTADKSIITYCDTGVLATHGWFVMSELLGYKKVKVYDGSIREYGNMFDTPMKPGIVHGQFPVAPIKELQEKVLIN